One stretch of Schizosaccharomyces pombe strain 972h- genome assembly, chromosome: III DNA includes these proteins:
- the ght5 gene encoding plasma membrane high-affinity glucose/fructose:proton symporter Ght5 has protein sequence MGKNLTIVMLVFVSMAGWMFGADTGSIGGITNMRDFQSRFADRYNPVTDSYSYSSARQGLITGMVNVGSFFGCFLSSPLMDRIGKRTSIMFWTIVYLIGIILQVTAVPSWVQIMVAKIWTGLSIGALSVLAPGFQSEVAPADLRGTIVTTYQLAVTGGIFIAACINMGTHKLHKTAQWRVSMGINLLWGIITFIGISFLPESPRYLISVGRDEEALQIMAKNNDLPIEHEVIQTEYHVIKSDCEAELAGGPATWPEIFGPDIRYRTFLGLGVMSLQQLTGDNYYFYYGFEVFEGTGMNSPYLSALILDAVNFGCTFGGLFVLEFFGRRMPLIIGALWQSITFFIYAAVGNRALTRKNGTSNHRAGAVMIVFSCLFIFSFAQTWGPAAYVIVGESYPIRYRSKCAAVATTGNWLWGFLISFFTPFITNSIGFKYGYIFAACNLCAACIIFLFAHETKGLTLEEINELYISGAKPWMPRPKNLGNFTKQQEEVREKSRGVQGESAAHLENVDGEEGIEDSSNDISSTTSSDGRAKPESSYHDQEEQFA, from the coding sequence atgggaaaaaatttgaccATTGTCATGTTGGTCTTCGTGTCCATGGCCGGATGGATGTTTGGCGCCGATACCGGTTCCATTGGTGGTATCACCAACATGAGAGATTTCCAATCTCGTTTCGCAGATCGGTATAATCCGGTAACAGATTCGTATTCGTATTCTTCGGCGCGGCAAGGTCTAATTACTGGTATGGTTAACGTTGGTTCTTTCTTTGGTTGTTTCCTTTCTTCCCCTCTTATGGATCGCATTGGTAAGCGTACCTCTATTATGTTTTGGactattgtttatttgattGGTATTATTCTTCAAGTTACCGCTGTCCCATCTTGGGTCCAAATCATGGTTGCTAAGATTTGGACTGGTCTTTCCATTGGCGCCTTGTCTGTGCTTGCCCCCGGTTTCCAATCTGAGGTTGCTCCCGCCGATCTTCGTGGTACCATTGTCACCACCTATCAATTGGCTGTCACTGGTGGTATTTTCATTGCCGCTTGTATCAACATGGGTACTCACAAGTTGCACAAGACTGCTCAATGGCGTGTATCCATGGGTATTAACTTGCTTTGGGGTATCATCACCTTCATCGGTATTTCTTTCCTTCCTGAATCCCCTCGTTATTTGATCTCTGTTGGTAGAGATGAAGAGGCTCTTCAAATTATGGCCAAGAACAACGATCTTCCTATCGAACACGAAGTTATCCAAACGGAATACCATGTTATTAAGTCTGATTGTGAAGCTGAATTGGCTGGTGGTCCCGCTACTTGGCCCGAAATTTTTGGTCCCGACATTCGTTATCGTACCTTCCTTGGTCTTGGTGTCATGTCTCTTCAACAACTTACCGGTGATAACTACTACTTCTACTATGGTTTCGAGGTGTTTGAGGGTACTGGTATGAACTCTCCTTATCTTTCTGCTTTGATTCTTGATGCCGTTAACTTTGGATGTACGTTTGGTGGTCTTTTCGTCCTAGAGTTCTTTGGTCGTCGTATGCCATTGATTATTGGTGCTCTTTGGCAATCCATtactttcttcatttaCGCAGCTGTTGGTAATCGTGCTCTTACTCGTAAGAATGGTACCTCAAACCATCGTGCCGGTGCCGTTATGATTGTGTTCTCAtgtcttttcattttcagttTTGCTCAAACTTGGGGTCCTGCCGCATACGTTATCGTTGGTGAATCGTATCCCATTCGTTATCGTTCCAAGTGTGCTGCCGTCGCTACCACTGGTAACTGGTTGTGGGGTTTccttatttcctttttcacTCCCTTCATTACCAACTCCATTGGATTCAAGTATGGTTACATTTTCGCTGCTTGTAACTTGTGTGCTGcttgtattattttcttgtttgCTCATGAAACCAAAGGTCTTACCTTGGAAGAGATTAACGAACTATATATCTCTGGTGCTAAGCCCTGGATGCCTAGACCTAAGAACCTTGGTAACTTCACCAAGCAACAAGAAGAGGTTCGTGAAAAATCCCGTGGTGTTCAAGGCGAAAGTGCCGCTCATCTTGAAAACGTTGACGGTGAGGAAGGTATTGAGGACTCTAGCAATGACATTAGTTCCACAACATCTTCGGATGGCCGTGCCAAGCCCGAATCTAGCTACCACGATCAGGAAGAACAATTCGCATAG